A part of Chloroflexota bacterium genomic DNA contains:
- a CDS encoding glycosyltransferase family 4 protein: MTPKICLVPKLDGLGGMVSFEAKFIQGLEARQIPFTFDLNDPEITAVLVIGGTKHVFPLWGAKRLGARIVQRLNGMNWLHKVEKIPLRASLRASANNSLLAFIRRNLADRIVYQSEFSQSWWNRVYGPLTIPTQVTHNGVDLTQYTPDGPGERPTDRYRILLVEGHLTGGYARGLETAVKMSAEVQSEHKLPVELMVVGDVSPEIRFKAEALAPNLPITWQGVVPRETIPTLDRSAHVLFSADLNAACPNSVIEALACGLPVVAYDTGALAELVLGGAGEVVPYGADYWRLQDPVIPPLAAACAKILKANDSYRQKARQCAEASFGLDAMVEAYLKALVD; the protein is encoded by the coding sequence ATGACCCCCAAAATCTGCCTGGTACCCAAACTGGACGGCCTTGGCGGCATGGTCTCGTTTGAAGCCAAGTTCATCCAGGGCCTTGAAGCCCGGCAAATCCCCTTCACCTTTGACCTCAACGACCCCGAAATCACTGCTGTACTGGTGATCGGCGGCACAAAGCACGTTTTTCCCCTTTGGGGGGCAAAACGCCTCGGCGCACGGATTGTCCAGCGGTTGAACGGCATGAACTGGTTGCATAAGGTTGAAAAGATCCCGCTGCGGGCTTCCCTGCGTGCTTCCGCCAATAACAGCCTTTTAGCTTTCATCCGGCGTAACCTGGCGGACCGGATCGTCTATCAAAGCGAATTCAGCCAATCCTGGTGGAACCGGGTATATGGCCCGCTCACTATCCCCACTCAGGTGACCCATAACGGCGTAGACCTGACCCAATACACCCCAGACGGTCCTGGCGAAAGGCCCACGGACCGTTACCGCATCCTGCTGGTGGAAGGGCATCTCACCGGCGGCTATGCCCGCGGTCTGGAAACAGCCGTAAAAATGTCCGCAGAGGTACAGTCCGAACATAAGCTGCCTGTTGAACTCATGGTCGTCGGCGATGTCAGCCCGGAGATTCGATTCAAAGCCGAAGCCCTGGCACCCAACTTACCCATCACCTGGCAGGGCGTTGTCCCGCGGGAGACCATTCCCACTCTCGACCGCTCCGCGCATGTGCTCTTCAGCGCAGACCTGAACGCTGCCTGCCCCAACAGTGTGATTGAAGCCCTGGCCTGCGGGCTGCCGGTCGTCGCCTATGACACCGGTGCACTCGCTGAGCTTGTTCTAGGTGGTGCGGGCGAAGTCGTCCCCTATGGCGCGGATTACTGGCGCCTGCAGGACCCCGTCATCCCGCCGTTGGCAGCAGCCTGCGCCAAAATTCTCAAAGCGAACGATTCCTACCGTCAAAAGGCCCGTCAGTGTGCAGAAGCCTCCTTTGGGCTGGATGCGATGGTGGAAGCCTACCTGAAAGCGTTGGTGGATTGA
- a CDS encoding aldo/keto reductase, with amino-acid sequence MKTLSLGNDGPQVSAICLGTAYFGTRIDRNTAFEMMDTYYEQGGRFIDTANNYAGWMPEGLGGDAERTIGAWMQARGVRQDIFIASKVGFNYRDIPLGTSPDRVRQECEKSLRNLGVERIDLYYTHLDDRSTPQEETLRTLDSLVRSDKVGLLGASNHAAWRMEGAYQICKSEGLTQYVALQNHHSFLQPRPEADWGDNVVMNKEHFDFARNRGVRLLAYYSLLKGTYARADRPLWASYDTQANRQRLERLKVVADDLGVTLHQAVLGWMLNRDPAVLPITTASKKAHLLENLGALAVEIAPDQMDFLNFTDIVTR; translated from the coding sequence ATGAAGACACTTTCACTTGGAAACGATGGCCCCCAGGTCAGCGCGATCTGCCTGGGTACGGCCTATTTCGGCACCCGGATTGACCGGAATACCGCTTTTGAAATGATGGACACCTATTATGAACAGGGCGGCCGGTTCATTGATACTGCCAATAATTATGCCGGCTGGATGCCGGAGGGGCTCGGTGGTGACGCTGAGCGCACCATTGGGGCCTGGATGCAGGCCCGGGGCGTCCGGCAGGATATCTTCATCGCCAGCAAGGTCGGATTCAATTATCGTGATATTCCATTGGGAACCTCACCGGATCGGGTCCGGCAGGAATGTGAAAAGAGTCTGCGAAATTTGGGGGTGGAGCGGATTGACCTTTATTACACTCACTTGGATGACCGCAGCACGCCTCAGGAAGAGACGCTGCGCACCCTGGATTCGTTAGTACGCTCCGATAAAGTTGGATTGCTGGGGGCCAGCAACCACGCCGCCTGGCGGATGGAGGGGGCCTATCAAATCTGCAAATCCGAAGGTTTAACGCAGTATGTCGCGCTGCAAAATCACCATAGTTTTCTCCAGCCCCGACCCGAGGCGGACTGGGGAGATAATGTGGTGATGAACAAGGAACATTTTGACTTTGCCCGGAACCGGGGTGTGCGTCTGCTGGCATATTATTCCCTTCTCAAGGGAACCTATGCCCGGGCGGATCGTCCACTTTGGGCTTCATACGATACACAGGCCAACCGGCAGCGTTTGGAACGGCTGAAGGTCGTGGCGGATGACCTGGGTGTGACATTACACCAGGCTGTGCTGGGCTGGATGCTCAATCGGGATCCGGCGGTTCTGCCGATCACCACCGCCAGTAAAAAAGCGCACCTGCTGGAGAATCTTGGCGCGCTGGCGGTGGAAATCGCCCCCGATCAGATGGACTTCCTGAATTTCACGGATATCGTCACCCGCTGA
- a CDS encoding glycosyltransferase family 4 protein yields the protein MAKILLIADGRSPTTRSWIAHLFELGYEISLVSTYPFEPIEGVNETIVFPLALNRFHNGGVVQGMVGDKQGLVPSVKKWVKHLVPLYRKLRILIGPFTARAYARRYLEFVASVQPDLVHALRIPFEGMLGSYTPESIPFLVATWGNDLTLHADSTPWMKKGTRHCLKRADGLTSDTSRDIRLAHDWGLHPDAPTLTVPGSGGLDLAAFDEIPLESFDPATFNLPTDKPWVINPRGIRPGSIHQDIFFEATAKVLAKAPRTIFICPALAGVREAEGWIQQWNLAGQAYLLPKLSQEQLFALFKRSQIFVSPSSHDGTPNSLLEAMACGCYPVLGRIESLEEWITDGVNGALVEPRDPDQLAEAILAALQSPKMRKQAAETNRQILIERAANQTTLPAIANFYSQFLPK from the coding sequence ATGGCAAAAATCCTGCTCATTGCCGACGGCCGCAGCCCCACAACACGCAGTTGGATTGCCCACCTATTCGAACTCGGGTATGAGATCAGCCTGGTCTCCACCTATCCCTTCGAACCCATCGAAGGCGTCAATGAGACAATTGTATTCCCCCTGGCCCTCAACCGCTTCCATAACGGCGGAGTAGTGCAAGGCATGGTGGGTGACAAACAAGGTCTGGTACCCAGCGTAAAGAAATGGGTGAAACATCTGGTTCCTCTTTACCGCAAATTGCGCATCCTGATTGGCCCGTTCACCGCCCGCGCCTATGCCAGGCGATATCTGGAATTTGTTGCGTCAGTGCAACCGGATCTGGTTCACGCCCTGCGCATCCCCTTTGAAGGCATGTTAGGCAGTTACACCCCGGAAAGCATTCCCTTCCTGGTGGCGACCTGGGGCAACGACCTCACACTGCACGCGGACAGCACGCCCTGGATGAAAAAGGGGACCCGTCACTGCCTGAAACGTGCGGATGGCCTGACCTCAGACACCTCGCGCGATATCCGGCTGGCTCATGACTGGGGCCTGCATCCTGATGCGCCCACCCTGACAGTCCCAGGCTCCGGCGGCCTTGATCTGGCAGCCTTTGATGAAATACCCCTGGAAAGCTTTGACCCTGCCACATTCAACCTGCCCACGGACAAGCCCTGGGTAATCAACCCCCGTGGCATTCGACCGGGTTCCATCCATCAGGACATCTTTTTTGAAGCGACCGCCAAAGTGCTGGCAAAAGCACCGAGGACAATCTTCATCTGCCCAGCCCTGGCTGGTGTGCGGGAAGCTGAAGGGTGGATTCAACAATGGAACCTCGCCGGGCAAGCCTACCTCCTGCCAAAATTATCCCAGGAGCAGCTTTTTGCCCTGTTCAAGCGGTCACAGATTTTCGTTTCCCCTTCCAGCCACGATGGCACGCCTAATTCCTTGCTCGAAGCAATGGCCTGCGGCTGTTACCCGGTTTTGGGGCGGATCGAATCACTGGAAGAATGGATCACAGACGGCGTCAATGGGGCTTTGGTTGAACCGCGTGATCCGGATCAACTGGCAGAAGCCATTCTCGCCGCGCTCCAGTCGCCGAAAATGCGAAAGCAGGCGGCTGAGACCAACCGGCAAATCTTGATTGAGCGCGCTGCCAACCAAACCACCTTGCCCGCCATCGCCAATTTCTATTCCCAATTCCTCCCCAAATAA
- a CDS encoding peptidylprolyl isomerase, with product MAEEKALTVDKDVAVTMDYQLEVEGQEVDSGPIQFLYGHSNIISGLEDQIKGMKVGDEKEVHVEAKDAYGHYDPELEIDVPRTSFPDNFDIELGRPMRMQDGQGHVFTGIAIAITDEVVKLNLNHPLAGKDLVFKTRIDDLRPATETEIQQGAIASSCSGCGSGDCGCESGCC from the coding sequence ATGGCAGAAGAAAAAGCATTAACCGTCGACAAAGATGTCGCCGTTACCATGGATTACCAATTGGAAGTGGAAGGCCAGGAAGTTGATTCCGGTCCCATCCAGTTCCTTTATGGACACAGCAATATCATCTCCGGCCTTGAAGATCAAATTAAAGGTATGAAGGTCGGCGATGAAAAGGAAGTTCATGTTGAGGCCAAGGACGCCTATGGACATTATGATCCCGAACTTGAAATCGATGTCCCGCGGACCAGTTTCCCCGACAATTTCGACATTGAACTTGGCCGCCCCATGCGCATGCAGGATGGTCAGGGCCATGTCTTCACAGGCATCGCCATCGCCATCACCGACGAGGTCGTGAAGCTGAACCTGAACCACCCCCTGGCCGGCAAAGATCTGGTCTTCAAAACCCGGATTGATGACCTGCGCCCCGCAACTGAAACCGAGATCCAGCAAGGCGCAATCGCCAGCTCATGCTCGGGTTGTGGCAGCGGTGACTGCGGCTGTGAAAGTGGCTGCTGCTAA
- a CDS encoding YcxB family protein, translated as MSRMTLKFKPDYDDYLNASQAATFNRPTIVLIVLMGIVSIATILALGLGWLSVDNERLLLYLLPPMMFIFFLLYTPINLRRAAKKVAKEGLEFEWRVNNAGISEIKGEKTTKYNWESFSLAEESDGYYLLFSRTNRSEYIFIPKAVFTEPEEEKAFRELVTEHLGTFKR; from the coding sequence ATGTCCCGAATGACCCTCAAATTCAAACCCGATTACGATGACTATCTGAATGCTTCCCAGGCCGCCACTTTCAACCGGCCTACGATTGTGCTCATTGTCCTTATGGGGATTGTCTCCATCGCCACCATCCTGGCCCTCGGGCTGGGCTGGCTCTCTGTGGATAACGAGCGGCTGCTGCTCTATTTGCTCCCACCAATGATGTTCATCTTCTTCCTGCTCTACACGCCGATCAACCTGCGGCGAGCGGCAAAGAAAGTTGCCAAAGAAGGGCTTGAGTTTGAATGGCGCGTAAATAACGCCGGGATTTCAGAGATCAAGGGCGAGAAAACAACCAAATATAATTGGGAATCCTTCAGCCTGGCCGAGGAAAGTGATGGTTATTACCTGCTCTTTTCCCGCACCAATCGCTCAGAATATATTTTCATCCCCAAAGCAGTTTTCACGGAGCCGGAGGAGGAAAAAGCCTTTCGCGAATTGGTCACAGAACACCTGGGGACCTTCAAACGATAA
- a CDS encoding alpha-D-glucose phosphate-specific phosphoglucomutase produces MKISPLAGKPAPNSLLVDVPRLISAYYTEHPDPDEITQQVRFGTSGHRGTSLNGSFNEDHILATSQAIVEYRAGQGITGPLYIGMDTHALSEPAMRTAVEVFAGNGVDIVLQEGLGYTPTPVISRAILIFNRDHSGVEADGVVITPSHNPPNNGGFKYNPPNGGPAGTEATRAIQDRANEILRQGLRPVKRMLWEKALKADTTHFEDYLHPYIEDLRNVVNLEAIAASGLRIGVDPLGGAGIQYWEPIAAMYGLDMDVVNPAVDPTFRFMTVDFDGKIRMDCSSPYAMASLISLKDKFDVAFGNDPDYDRHGIVTPEGGLMNPNHFLAVSAWYLFSNRQNWQPSATVGKTVVTSAMLDRVARSLGRGVTETPVGFKWFVPGLLRGSLGFGGEESAGASFLRMDGTTWTTDKDGIIMDLLACEILAVTGDDPAIHYEDLEDQFGKSYYKRLEAPATLEERAVFKKLTPEMVMTDTLAGEPIEAKLTRAPGNDAPIGGLKLVAENGWVAVRPSGTEDIYKIYAESFKSEDHLEKVLKEGQEIVQDLFENEL; encoded by the coding sequence ATGAAGATCAGCCCACTTGCTGGAAAGCCAGCGCCAAACAGTTTGTTGGTTGATGTCCCTAGATTAATTTCAGCTTACTATACTGAACACCCCGATCCGGATGAGATCACCCAGCAGGTCCGTTTTGGGACCTCTGGTCACCGGGGCACCTCGCTGAATGGCTCATTTAATGAGGATCATATCCTTGCGACCAGCCAGGCGATTGTCGAATATCGCGCTGGGCAGGGGATTACCGGGCCACTTTATATCGGCATGGATACCCACGCTCTCTCAGAACCGGCGATGCGCACGGCTGTGGAAGTCTTCGCGGGCAATGGCGTTGATATTGTCCTGCAAGAGGGGCTGGGCTACACCCCCACGCCGGTGATCTCACGGGCGATTCTGATCTTTAACCGGGATCATTCCGGCGTTGAAGCGGATGGTGTGGTGATCACACCCTCCCATAACCCCCCGAACAATGGCGGCTTCAAATATAACCCACCTAACGGCGGCCCGGCAGGCACCGAAGCGACCAGGGCGATTCAGGACCGGGCGAATGAGATCCTGCGCCAGGGACTAAGGCCTGTCAAACGGATGCTCTGGGAAAAGGCGCTGAAGGCGGACACGACCCATTTTGAGGATTATCTCCATCCCTATATCGAAGACCTACGCAATGTGGTCAATTTGGAAGCGATTGCTGCTTCGGGCTTGCGAATTGGTGTGGATCCTCTGGGCGGCGCGGGTATCCAGTATTGGGAACCGATCGCTGCGATGTATGGGCTGGATATGGATGTGGTGAACCCCGCGGTTGATCCAACCTTCCGATTCATGACCGTGGATTTTGACGGAAAGATACGCATGGATTGTTCGTCACCCTATGCGATGGCTTCACTGATATCTCTCAAGGATAAATTCGACGTTGCCTTTGGCAACGACCCGGATTATGACCGGCATGGAATTGTCACACCCGAAGGCGGTTTGATGAATCCCAATCATTTTCTGGCCGTTTCTGCCTGGTACCTTTTCAGCAACCGGCAAAACTGGCAGCCCTCCGCCACGGTTGGGAAGACGGTGGTCACCAGCGCGATGCTGGACCGGGTGGCCCGGTCACTGGGGCGGGGTGTGACGGAAACGCCGGTTGGATTCAAATGGTTTGTCCCCGGTCTGCTGAGAGGCAGCCTGGGCTTTGGCGGTGAGGAAAGTGCGGGGGCTTCATTCCTGCGGATGGATGGCACCACCTGGACGACCGATAAGGATGGCATCATTATGGACCTGTTGGCTTGCGAGATTCTGGCCGTGACGGGTGATGACCCTGCCATTCATTATGAGGATTTGGAAGACCAGTTTGGCAAATCCTATTACAAACGCCTTGAAGCGCCGGCCACCTTGGAAGAGCGGGCTGTCTTTAAGAAATTGACCCCCGAGATGGTCATGACGGATACCCTGGCGGGTGAACCGATCGAGGCCAAATTGACCCGTGCTCCGGGGAATGATGCCCCGATTGGCGGGCTGAAACTGGTAGCGGAAAATGGCTGGGTGGCTGTTCGGCCCTCCGGCACAGAAGATATCTACAAGATCTACGCAGAGAGCTTCAAGAGCGAAGATCACCTGGAAAAGGTTCTCAAAGAAGGCCAGGAGATCGTTCAGGATCTTTTTGAGAATGAGCTGTAG
- a CDS encoding glycosyltransferase family 4 protein, producing MDTFSGKVGLVQRVLPVYRAPFFNALGQACPNGLSVFTGQPRAEEMIKTTSILVDAALVQGKNWHFFHGNRYLCWQSCLHGWLTHWEPDVLIVEANPRYLSTPGAIRWMKNRQRTVIGWGLGAPPLSGALADLRRNRRLALLRQLDGMITYSQTGAAEYASLGFPEDRIFVAANAVTPPPAHPLPIRPPLKGGQIPRILFVGRLQARKNIANLLRACADRPKGQQPEVVIVGDGPERNKLEALAAEIYPAAVFTGALYGDALEEQFRAADLFVLPGTGGLAIQQAMSFGLPVIAAEADGTQADLVRPTNGWQILAGDVSALSQALNDALADPDRLRRMGAESYRIVAEEINLDKMVNTFIQALNRSVA from the coding sequence ATGGACACCTTCTCCGGTAAAGTCGGACTAGTTCAGCGGGTACTGCCGGTCTATCGCGCACCGTTCTTCAACGCGCTGGGCCAGGCTTGCCCCAATGGCCTGAGCGTCTTCACCGGTCAACCCCGCGCTGAAGAAATGATCAAAACAACGTCCATCCTGGTGGATGCCGCCCTCGTACAGGGAAAGAACTGGCATTTCTTCCACGGCAACCGCTACCTCTGCTGGCAATCCTGCCTGCATGGCTGGCTGACCCACTGGGAACCGGATGTCCTGATCGTGGAAGCCAACCCCCGCTACCTGAGCACGCCCGGCGCCATCCGCTGGATGAAAAACCGCCAGCGAACCGTGATCGGCTGGGGTTTGGGCGCGCCACCGCTTTCAGGTGCACTGGCAGACCTTCGCCGCAACCGCCGCCTGGCCCTCCTGCGCCAGTTGGATGGCATGATCACCTACAGCCAAACCGGCGCGGCGGAATATGCCAGCCTGGGCTTCCCTGAGGACCGAATCTTCGTGGCCGCCAACGCCGTCACCCCTCCACCTGCCCACCCCCTGCCAATTCGCCCGCCCCTCAAAGGCGGCCAGATACCGCGCATCCTCTTTGTGGGCCGGTTGCAGGCTCGCAAGAACATCGCCAACCTGCTTCGGGCCTGTGCGGACAGACCCAAAGGGCAGCAACCCGAAGTCGTGATCGTAGGCGACGGCCCCGAGCGGAACAAACTGGAAGCTCTCGCCGCCGAGATCTACCCCGCTGCCGTTTTCACGGGTGCACTCTATGGTGACGCCCTTGAAGAACAATTCCGGGCAGCCGATCTCTTCGTCCTCCCTGGCACAGGCGGCCTGGCGATCCAGCAAGCTATGAGCTTTGGACTGCCGGTGATCGCCGCGGAAGCTGACGGCACTCAGGCCGACCTTGTCCGGCCCACCAACGGCTGGCAGATCCTCGCGGGTGATGTCAGTGCGCTATCCCAGGCTCTTAATGACGCCCTGGCCGACCCGGACCGTCTGCGCCGGATGGGTGCGGAAAGCTACCGGATCGTTGCCGAGGAGATCAACCTCGACAAAATGGTCAACACCTTCATTCAAGCTCTGAACCGGAGCGTGGCATAA
- a CDS encoding corrinoid protein, which produces MDETLKTLYDAVMDGQRDVAKESVEKALADGVDPGEILDAMVKAMGAVGQLFEEGEYFVPEMLIAARAMKTGMDILKPELVDADIQPAGKIVAGTVKGDLHDIGKNLVCMMLEGAGFQVVDLGSDVSPEAFVAAVNEHHPDFIAMSALLTTTMPNMQTTIEALKAAGVRDQVKVLIGGAPITDAYAEKIGADGYAPDASRAVKLAKALV; this is translated from the coding sequence ATGGATGAGACTTTGAAGACTCTTTATGACGCCGTGATGGATGGTCAGCGCGATGTTGCTAAAGAGAGCGTTGAAAAAGCTCTGGCGGATGGTGTGGATCCTGGTGAGATCCTGGATGCGATGGTCAAAGCAATGGGGGCTGTTGGCCAGCTTTTTGAAGAAGGGGAATACTTTGTGCCGGAAATGCTGATTGCTGCCCGGGCGATGAAAACCGGGATGGATATTCTCAAGCCTGAGCTGGTGGATGCGGATATCCAGCCGGCTGGCAAGATCGTGGCCGGAACGGTCAAGGGCGACCTGCATGACATCGGCAAGAACCTGGTGTGCATGATGTTGGAAGGGGCAGGATTCCAGGTGGTGGATCTGGGATCGGACGTCTCACCGGAAGCTTTTGTGGCTGCAGTCAATGAACACCATCCAGATTTCATTGCTATGTCAGCGCTGCTGACTACCACGATGCCTAATATGCAGACGACGATTGAAGCGCTAAAGGCTGCCGGTGTGCGCGATCAGGTTAAGGTGTTGATTGGCGGTGCGCCTATCACAGATGCTTATGCCGAGAAGATCGGTGCTGATGGATATGCGCCGGATGCCAGCCGGGCGGTCAAGCTGGCTAAGGCGCTGGTGTGA
- a CDS encoding phosphatase PAP2 family protein has protein sequence MEIINGFEIVVNQFFQSLGIWLKWPMMAITAIGYEQFFVLLLPAIYWCIDQAIGLRMGMVLLLGTDINTFFKFLFHNPRPYWITDTVVPLSHETSFGLPSGHAQIAASVWGWLAVEVKKRWFTISAIVLILLIGISRLYLGVHFFSDVLLGWLLGGLLVLAFAGLSKPVGNWLGKQSVGMKLFWVLVSTVLLLVPVLLASLNANEWVIQPDWAARAGEVDPFSLKGALTTAGTWFGMLAGYVIQTATKGHFLAAQGGWRRLVRFVVGLVGVLALYLGLGAIFPNNGDLLSFSLRFFRYTLIGLWVAWLGPLVFEKLKLLEYEPKSAEA, from the coding sequence ATGGAAATTATCAACGGGTTCGAAATTGTGGTCAATCAATTTTTTCAAAGCCTGGGCATCTGGCTGAAATGGCCGATGATGGCGATCACCGCAATCGGGTATGAACAATTTTTTGTGTTGTTACTACCGGCGATCTATTGGTGCATTGATCAGGCGATCGGGCTGCGGATGGGGATGGTTCTGCTCCTTGGTACGGACATAAACACTTTCTTCAAGTTCCTGTTTCACAATCCTCGCCCCTATTGGATCACCGATACGGTCGTGCCTTTATCCCATGAGACTTCTTTTGGTTTGCCCTCCGGGCATGCTCAGATTGCGGCCTCGGTCTGGGGCTGGCTGGCAGTGGAGGTGAAGAAACGCTGGTTCACCATCTCGGCGATTGTGTTGATCTTACTGATCGGTATATCCCGGCTTTATTTGGGTGTTCACTTCTTCAGCGACGTGCTCCTGGGCTGGCTGCTGGGCGGGCTCTTGGTGTTGGCCTTTGCCGGTTTGAGCAAACCGGTTGGCAATTGGCTGGGAAAACAATCTGTGGGCATGAAGCTGTTCTGGGTCCTGGTCAGCACGGTATTGCTGCTGGTGCCGGTCTTGCTGGCCAGCCTGAATGCCAATGAATGGGTGATTCAGCCTGATTGGGCGGCACGGGCCGGTGAGGTGGATCCTTTCAGCTTGAAAGGCGCGCTCACCACGGCTGGCACCTGGTTTGGCATGTTGGCCGGTTATGTGATCCAGACCGCCACTAAAGGTCATTTCCTGGCGGCCCAGGGCGGCTGGCGGCGGCTAGTTCGCTTTGTGGTGGGCCTGGTGGGCGTTTTGGCGCTCTATTTAGGCTTGGGAGCGATCTTTCCAAATAATGGAGATCTCCTCAGCTTCTCGCTGCGTTTCTTCCGCTATACCCTGATCGGCCTGTGGGTCGCCTGGCTGGGGCCGCTGGTCTTTGAAAAATTGAAGCTGTTGGAATACGAACCGAAATCGGCAGAAGCATAG